From Jiangella mangrovi:
GACGCCCGGGCGACGGTGGTGGTCGGCAGCGTCGACAGCGGCGTGCCGAACCGGGCCGCCGCCGACGGCTGCACGATCAACGACCTCATCGACGACGACGGGGAGTGGGAGTCCGCCGGGGCGTTCGTGCGCCACGTCGAGGAGGTCCTGGACCAGCTGCTGGCCGATGGTCTCGTCGACGCACGTGAGGCCGGGGCCATCCGGCGTGCCGCGCTGACGTCGGGCGTGGGCCGGGGCTAGAACGCGTCGCGCCCGCCACGAGGAGCTCGTGGCGGGCGCGGTCGCGTGCCGGGTGGTGCCTCGTCAGCCGAAGCGGCCGGAGACGTAGTCCTCGGTGGCCTTCACGCTGGGGTTGGTGAAGATCTTCGTGGTGTCGTCCATCTCGATCAGCTTGCCGGGTTTGCCGGTGCCCGCGATGTTGAAGAACGCGGTGCGGTCGCTGACCCGGGCGGCCTGCTGCATGTTGTGGGTGACGATGACGATCGTGTAGCTCTGCTTCAGCTCGCCGATGAGATCCTCGATGGCCAGCGTCGAGATGGGGTCGAGCGCCGAGCAGGGCTCGTCCATCAGCAGGACGTCGGGCTGGATGGCGATGGCGCGGGCGATGCACAGGCGCTGCTGCTGACCGCCCGAGAGGCCGGAGCCCGGCTTGTCGAGGCGGTCCTTGACCTCGTTCCACAGGTTCGCGCCCTGCAGCGACTTCTCGACGGTCTCGTTGGCCTGGCTCTTGCTCATGCGGCTGCTGTTGAGCTTGATGCCGGCCAGCACGTTGTCGCGGATGGACATGGTCGGGAACGGGTTGGGCCGCTGGAAGACCATGCCGACCTGGCGCCGGACCGTGACGGGGTCGACGTTGGACCCGTAGAGGTCCTCGCCGTCGAGCAGGACCTTGCCCTGCACCCGCGCGCCGGGGATGACCTCGTGCATGCGGTTGAGGGTGCGGATGAAGGTGGACTTGCCGCAGCCGGACGGCCCGATGAAGGCCGTGACCGAGCGGGGTTCGATGGCCATCGACACGCCCTCGACGGCCAGGAAGCTGCCGTAGTAGACGTTCAGATCGCCGACGTCGATGCGCTTGGACATGGTGGCGGTTTCCTTGCTCTAGCGGCCGGTCTTCGGGGCGAACAGGCGGGCGATGAGTCGGGCGACGAGGTTGAGCAGCATGACGATGAGGATCAGGGTCAGTGCCGCGGCCCACGCCCGGTCGAAGCTCGGCTGCGGTGACGAACCCGACAGCGGTCGCATCGCTTGGCTGTAAACGTACGCGGGCAGCGACATCATCCAGTCGGAGAACGGGTTGGTGTTGATCGACGCCGTGAAGCCCGCGGTGACGATCAGCGGCGCGGTCTCGCCGACGACGCGGGCGATGGCCAGCGTGGCGCCGGAGGCGATGCCGGAGATGGCCGTGGGGACGACCACCCGCACGATGGTGCGCCACTTGGGCACGCCCAGCGCGTAGGCGGCCTCGCGCAGCTCGTTCGGGACGATGCGCAGCATCTCTTCGCTCGAGCGCACGACCACCGGGATCATCAGCACCGACAGCGCGACGGCGCCGGCGAAGCCGTTGCGGGTGCCGACGCCGAACAGCACCGCGAACAGCGCGGCGGCGAAGAGGCCGGCCACGATGGACGGGATGCCGGTCATGACGTCGACGAAGAACGTGATGGCCCGGGCCAGCCGGCCGCGGCCGTACTCGACCAGGTAGATCGAGGTGAGCAGGCCGATGGGCACCGAGATGATCGAGGCCAGCGCCGTGATGAGGAACGTGCCGACGATGGCGTGGTAGGCGCCGCCGATGTACGGGGCCGCGCCCTCGAGCGCCTGCTGGTCGTTGAGGCCGGTGACGTTGCGCATCGACGTCTGGAGGAAGTCGAGGCTGAACCGCTCGAGGCCGTTGTCGAGCACCGACCAGATGACCGAGATCAGCGGGACCAGCGCGATGCCGAACGCGGCGTAGACCAGCGAGGTGACGAGCTTGTCGACGGCCTTGCGCCGGCCCTCGACCACGGCGGAGAGCACGGTGTTGACGACGATGAAGACCAGCACCGACAGGACGGCGAACCGGACCGGCGAGAACCCGCCGAACACGACCGACAGGCCGGCGCCGGCCGCGATGGACGCGGCCAGGACGACCTGGGTGGTGTAGCGGGGCAGCTGGTTGTGGGCCAGCGAGCTCGGGGCCGGGCTGGCGGGCGGCTTGGTGGCGACGGACATCAGTTGGCCCCCGAGAACTCACTGCGGCGCGACACGATCCAGCGGGCGAACATGTTGACGGCGAGCGTGATGACGAACAGCACCAGGCCCGCGGCGATGAGCGTGTTCGTCTTGAGCCCCGACGACTCGGGGAAGTCGAGCGCGATCTCCGCGGCGATGGTGCTGTTGCCGGCGGTGACCATGGACCAGGTGAAGCCGCCGGTCGAGAGCACCATGGCGACGGCCATGGTCTCGCCCAGCGCGCGGCCGAGGCCGAGCATGATGCCGGAGATGATGCCGGGCCGGCCGAACGGGATGACCGCCATGCGGATCATCTCCCAGCGGGTGGCGCCGAGCGCCAGCGCGGCTTCCTCGTGCAGGGTGGGCGTCTGCAGGAAGACCTCGCGGGAGATGGCCGTGATGATCGGCAGGATCATGACCGCCAGCACCAGGCCGGCGGTGAGCATCGTGCGCCCGGTGGCCGAGGCCTGGCCGGAGAAGATCGGGATGAAGCCGAGGTTGTCGGCGAGCCAGGCCCAGGCCGGCTGCACCTGCGGCGCCAGCCACTGGATGCCCCAGAGGCCGAACACGACGCTGGGGATGGCGGCCAGCAGGTCGACGACGTAGCCGAGGCTCTGGGCCAGCCGGCGCGGCGCGTAGTGCGAGATGAACAGCGCGATGCCCAGCGCCAGCGGGGTCGCGACGACGAGCGCGATGATCGCCGCGGCGAGCGTGCCGAAGACCAGCGGCCAGACGTAGGAGAAGAAGCCCTCGCCGCCGTCGATCTCGGACGGGTCGGCCGTGAACGTGGGCAGCGCCTCGCTGATGAGGAAGACGGCCACGCCGGCCAGGATGAGCAGGATCAGGACACCCGCCACCAGCGTGGACCGGGAGAAGATGCGGTCACCGGCCCGGGTCCGGACCCGCGGCGCGGCTGGTGCGGGCTTCTGGGTGGGTGGTGGGTTCGCGGTGGTGGTCACGGCGTCAGCTCCGGCTCAGTGGAGGTCTCGCGGGGTCAACCGGTGGTCGTGCGGACGCCGGGCGGTCCGCCCCCGACTGGGGACGGGCCGCCCGGCGACATGGAACGTCCTGCGCACAGGATAAAACCGTCAGCCGACCTCGATGGACTCGACGACGGCCTGGACCTCGGCCTGCAGCTCGGGCGAGATCGGGGCCGAGCCCGCGGCGTCGGCCGCGGCCTGCTGGCCCTCGTCGCTCGCGACGTAGCCGACGTACGCCTTCACCAGGTCGCCGACCGCCGGGTCGGAGTACGCGGTGCAGACGATGGTGTACGAGACCAGCACGATCGGGTAGGCGCCGGACTCGGTGGTGTCGCGGGCCAGCTCGAGCGCGAGGTCGTTCTCGGCCCGGCCCTCGGCGCGCGGCGAGGCGTCGACGACGGCGGCAGCGGCCTCGGCCGAGTACTCGACGAACTCCGAGCCGACGCCGATGGCGGCGGTCTGGAGGTCGCCCACGGCGGCGGCGCTGGCGTAGCCGATGGTGCCCTCGGCGGCCTGGACGGCCGCGATGACACCGGCGGTCTGGGCGCCGGCCTCGCCACCGAGGTCAGGCGGGAAGACGCCGTCGGCCTCGTGGGTCCAGGCGTCGGGAGCGGCGGCGATCAGGTACTCGACGAAGTTCTCCGTGGTGCCGGAGTCGTCCGAGCGGTGCACCGGGGTGATAGCGGTGTCCGGCAGCGTCGCGTCGGGGTTGTCCGCCGCGATGGCCGGGTCGTTCCAGGTGGTGATGGTGCCGTTGAAGATGTTGGCCAGCGTCACCGGGCCCAGCTGCAGGTTGTCGACACCCGGCAGGTTGTACGGGATGGCGATGGGGTCGATGAACAGCGGGAGGTCGACGGCGGGAGCGCCACACGCGGTCTCGGCCGCGGCGAGCTCCTCCTCGTCCAGCGCGGCGTCGGAGCCGGCGAACGCGACGGCGCCCGAGGTGAACTGCTCACGGCCGGCGCCGGAGCCCTCGGGAGCGTAGTTGATGGTCACGTCGGGGTTCGAGCCCTGGAAGCCGGCGATCCACGCCTGGACCGCGGACTCCTGCGAGCTGGCGCCCGCGCCGTTCAGGGTGCCGGAGAGCTCGCTCGCGGGCTCCTCGCCCCCGGCCGTCTCGCTGCTGGAGTCGTCCGGCGTGTCCTCGTTGGAGGTGTCGGTCTCGGGGTCCGAGCCACAAGCAGCCAGCACGAGGGCGGCCGCGCTGGCGACCGCAACGGGTGCCAGCGTGCGGCGCACGATGCTGAGGTTCACGTCTGGTGTCCTTCCTGGACCTATTCGTCCTTGCGTATCGCCTAGAACGTAGATTTCGGAGGTGACGCCGTTCCCCGCTGAGAGTGAACGGGGAATGAACGGCTGGCGCAGAGCAGACGACATGTCTCTGACCGTGTGATGGCCGTCACGTGAACGGGCCGAGTGGTCGGTTTCGGGATGATCACGACCCGCCGTTGAGCGTGGTCACAGGTCGATAACCGGCGGTGGACCGGCCCCCTGCGGCAGGTGTCGCTCGACGGCGGTCACGTGCCCGTGCTCGTGGTGCAGGACGGCGAACCCGCCTGGCTCGAGACCGTCGCCGGGATCGACGCCGGCGGCCTCGAAGAGCATGGGCAGGATCGGCCGGTGCGAACACACCAGCGCGGCGTCGTCGCGCAGCAGCGTCCGCAGGATCGCGACGGCGGGATGCCGGCCGTCGCCGGCGCGCAGGCTCTCTTCGGACAGGTGCGGCTCCAGCTCGACCACCAGGCCCTGCTTGCGGGCGAACGGCCGCACGGTCTCGGCACAGCGCACGGAGTCGCTGGAGAGCACCCGGCGCAGCCCGAGCGTGCTCAGCGCCTCGCCGAGCGGCCCGAGGTCGGCGGTCCCCTCGGCGCTCAGCGGCCGCTCGATGTCGGGGCCGGTCCAGTCGGTGCGGTGGACGGCGTGGGCGTGGCGCAGCAGCACCAGCGGCGTGGTCCGCAGCGGCCCGCGCAGGGCGGTGCGGACGAGCTCGGCGTCGCGCTCGTAGCTGAGCCGCCGGACCGCCTCGCCCGCCGGCAGGAACACGACGTCGTCGACCTCGTGGTCGGGCAGCCGCGGCACCGGGTGCGGGTCGGCCTCGGCCAGCCAGTACCGGACCACCTTCGGCCGGCCGGTGGCCACGTAGTGCTGCGACGGCAGCGGCCGGCCCAGTGTGACGCGGTGCCCGGTCTCCTCGAACACCTCGCGGACCGCGCACGTCATGATGTGCTCGCCGTCGTCGAGCTTGCCCTTGGGCAGCGACCAGTCGTCGTACTTGGGCCGGTGCACGAGGCAGATCTCGACCCGCCCCTCGGGCGCGTCCTCCTGGTTCCGCCACAGCACCGTTCCGGCGGCGAGGACGGGATCTCGCCTGGCCATCACGGCTCGAGCCACCGCCGCCACTTGGGCCGGCGCACCTGCGGCCAGGACTCGGCGAAGGCGGCCCGGGCGGCGTGCACGTGGGCCCGCTCGTTCGAGGCCAGGACCCCGAGCGCGAACGCGACGTCGGCGGACGCGAGATCGGAGTGGGCCAGCTCGCGGGCCTTCGCCGCGGCCATGGCGGCGTCCTGGTGCTCGCCGAGGATCTCGGTGACCTTCTCGATCTGCCTGGCGAACGCCTTGGCGTCGCCGCCGAGGGTCGGGGCGACGGCCTCGGCGGCGTAGCGGGTGCGCTTGGCGGCCAGCCGGGCGTCGTGCCACTCCTCGTCGGGGGCGGCGTCGGTGAGGCCGTCGGCGGCCTGGTCGAGCTTCGCCCACGCCTTCTCGACCAGCGGCGGCAGCACGTCGCGCGACGGGCGCTCGACGTCGGGGCCGGCCAGCGGCCGGGCGACCGCACGGACCAGGCGGTCGTGCAGGGCGAGGTAGCGGTCGTCGTCGAGCAGCTCGCCCACCCGGGCCCGGGCGTCGGCGACCGTGCCGCCCAGGACCTCGGCGAGCAGCTGCTTCACCTCGGTCGCGGGGAGGTCGGACGGAAGGTCGGCGCAGTGCCGGTCCAGCCGCTCGCGCAGGACGTCGCCCTCGCGCAGCTCGCCGAGGCTGCGGGCGAACCAGCCCAGCTCGGCGCGCAGCTCCTCGGCCCACGGCTTGTCGAGCAGCGGCCGGAACGTGCGCAGTCCGCTACGCAGCCGCCGGGCGGCGACCCGGAGCTGGTGCACGGCCTCGGGGTCGGCCGGCTCGCGGCGGAACGCGACGTCGGCCGCGCGCAGCGCCCGCACGTGCGTGGACAGGTACGCGACCAGGGTGTCGCGGGCCGGATCCTTTGGCTTGGGGACGGGGAGCTCGGGCACCTCGGGCGGCGCGGCGGCGTTGGGCCCGAGCGCACGGACCGCCTTGGCGACGAACTCGCCGCCGACGGCGCCGGCCTCGCCCA
This genomic window contains:
- the pstB gene encoding phosphate ABC transporter ATP-binding protein PstB, which translates into the protein MSKRIDVGDLNVYYGSFLAVEGVSMAIEPRSVTAFIGPSGCGKSTFIRTLNRMHEVIPGARVQGKVLLDGEDLYGSNVDPVTVRRQVGMVFQRPNPFPTMSIRDNVLAGIKLNSSRMSKSQANETVEKSLQGANLWNEVKDRLDKPGSGLSGGQQQRLCIARAIAIQPDVLLMDEPCSALDPISTLAIEDLIGELKQSYTIVIVTHNMQQAARVSDRTAFFNIAGTGKPGKLIEMDDTTKIFTNPSVKATEDYVSGRFG
- the pstA gene encoding phosphate ABC transporter permease PstA, with amino-acid sequence MSVATKPPASPAPSSLAHNQLPRYTTQVVLAASIAAGAGLSVVFGGFSPVRFAVLSVLVFIVVNTVLSAVVEGRRKAVDKLVTSLVYAAFGIALVPLISVIWSVLDNGLERFSLDFLQTSMRNVTGLNDQQALEGAAPYIGGAYHAIVGTFLITALASIISVPIGLLTSIYLVEYGRGRLARAITFFVDVMTGIPSIVAGLFAAALFAVLFGVGTRNGFAGAVALSVLMIPVVVRSSEEMLRIVPNELREAAYALGVPKWRTIVRVVVPTAISGIASGATLAIARVVGETAPLIVTAGFTASINTNPFSDWMMSLPAYVYSQAMRPLSGSSPQPSFDRAWAAALTLILIVMLLNLVARLIARLFAPKTGR
- the pstC gene encoding phosphate ABC transporter permease subunit PstC, translating into MFSRSTLVAGVLILLILAGVAVFLISEALPTFTADPSEIDGGEGFFSYVWPLVFGTLAAAIIALVVATPLALGIALFISHYAPRRLAQSLGYVVDLLAAIPSVVFGLWGIQWLAPQVQPAWAWLADNLGFIPIFSGQASATGRTMLTAGLVLAVMILPIITAISREVFLQTPTLHEEAALALGATRWEMIRMAVIPFGRPGIISGIMLGLGRALGETMAVAMVLSTGGFTWSMVTAGNSTIAAEIALDFPESSGLKTNTLIAAGLVLFVITLAVNMFARWIVSRRSEFSGAN
- the pstS gene encoding phosphate ABC transporter substrate-binding protein PstS, giving the protein MNLSIVRRTLAPVAVASAAALVLAACGSDPETDTSNEDTPDDSSSETAGGEEPASELSGTLNGAGASSQESAVQAWIAGFQGSNPDVTINYAPEGSGAGREQFTSGAVAFAGSDAALDEEELAAAETACGAPAVDLPLFIDPIAIPYNLPGVDNLQLGPVTLANIFNGTITTWNDPAIAADNPDATLPDTAITPVHRSDDSGTTENFVEYLIAAAPDAWTHEADGVFPPDLGGEAGAQTAGVIAAVQAAEGTIGYASAAAVGDLQTAAIGVGSEFVEYSAEAAAAVVDASPRAEGRAENDLALELARDTTESGAYPIVLVSYTIVCTAYSDPAVGDLVKAYVGYVASDEGQQAAADAAGSAPISPELQAEVQAVVESIEVG
- a CDS encoding NUDIX hydrolase; this encodes MARRDPVLAAGTVLWRNQEDAPEGRVEICLVHRPKYDDWSLPKGKLDDGEHIMTCAVREVFEETGHRVTLGRPLPSQHYVATGRPKVVRYWLAEADPHPVPRLPDHEVDDVVFLPAGEAVRRLSYERDAELVRTALRGPLRTTPLVLLRHAHAVHRTDWTGPDIERPLSAEGTADLGPLGEALSTLGLRRVLSSDSVRCAETVRPFARKQGLVVELEPHLSEESLRAGDGRHPAVAILRTLLRDDAALVCSHRPILPMLFEAAGVDPGDGLEPGGFAVLHHEHGHVTAVERHLPQGAGPPPVIDL
- a CDS encoding CHAD domain-containing protein — translated: MSRAEQTARPHTAREVEQKFRVHGLFRIPDLSTLAGVSAVDDLGVVELESAYYDTPDLRLAREGITLRRRVTRALGGEANLGQGGYDEGWHLKVPAGLNARDEIRLPLEPSPSADGAEPVPSSDGDRPAPGPRTPPAELAVLVRVITRTEPLVLVSTLRTTRARQVIRSDDGDVGELVDDTVHVVGSDGTVAARFREIELEEIGGGPLIASVAEALGEAGAVGGEFVAKAVRALGPNAAAPPEVPELPVPKPKDPARDTLVAYLSTHVRALRAADVAFRREPADPEAVHQLRVAARRLRSGLRTFRPLLDKPWAEELRAELGWFARSLGELREGDVLRERLDRHCADLPSDLPATEVKQLLAEVLGGTVADARARVGELLDDDRYLALHDRLVRAVARPLAGPDVERPSRDVLPPLVEKAWAKLDQAADGLTDAAPDEEWHDARLAAKRTRYAAEAVAPTLGGDAKAFARQIEKVTEILGEHQDAAMAAAKARELAHSDLASADVAFALGVLASNERAHVHAARAAFAESWPQVRRPKWRRWLEP